The proteins below come from a single Cannabis sativa cultivar Pink pepper isolate KNU-18-1 chromosome 3, ASM2916894v1, whole genome shotgun sequence genomic window:
- the LOC115710573 gene encoding uncharacterized protein LOC115710573 → MVVGTPLWRMMFGRCCGRLKPLLKVLHFVWKALSSCLPTRTQLSSKHVSVELHCVLCSYRDESIFHVLVQCPFAHSCWLRSALGVVHSTANNFFDWFMKVLAVGNMGLVEEAVMVGWAIWKAQNDMLWNGRSCSAADVIWLARTTLRQWTSAQSKQLGSVSLTANRTDTRDYWSKPAAGQLKINVDGAVFEDTNEIGTSFVAHDYDGRVMEAFSTISSVGCRPEIAEILSVKEALSWIKRNNKSNVILETNCILVVQAILSSVSMPSIFCLFVKKCQVILSSLCNVFIDHVKRSANKAAHCIARGAFYWSGRLFSESDIPLALQSSVLADVSI, encoded by the coding sequence ATGGTAGTTGGAACTCCTCTATGGAGGATGATGTTTGGAAGATGTTGTGGAAGATTAAAGCCCCTCCTAAAAGTTTTACATTTTGTTTGGAAAGCTCTTTCGAGTTGTTTGCCTACGCGTACTCAACTTTCTAGTAAACATGTTTCGGTGGAGTTACATTGTGTGTTGTGCAGCTATAGGGACGAGTCAATTTTCCATGTTTTGGTTCAATGCCCCTTTGCTCATTCATGTTGGCTCCGATCTGCGTTAGGTGTTGTCCATTCCACagcaaacaatttttttgacTGGTTTATGAAAGTGTTGGCAGTGGGCAATATGGGGTTGGTGGAAGAAGCCGTCATGGTTGGTTGGGCAATTTGGAAGGCTCAGAATGATATGCTTTGGAATGGTAGAAGCTGTAGTGCTGCTGATGTTATTTGGCTGGCTCGTACCACTCTTCGACAATGGACGAGTGCTCAGTCTAAGCAGCTGGGCTCGGTGTCTTTGACTGCCAATCGCACTGACACAAGAGATTACTGGTCCAAACCGGCTGCTGGtcagttaaaaattaatgtggATGGGGCGGTTTTTGAAGACACAAATGAGATAGGCACGAGTTTTGTAGCACACGACTATGATGGTCGAGTAATGGAGGCGTTTTCAACTATTTCTTCTGTCGGCTGCCGACCCGAAATTGCAGAAATTTTAAGTGTCAAAGAAGcacttagttggataaagaggaATAACAAGTCAAATGTCATTTTAGAGACGAACTGCATTTTAGTTGTTCAAGCTATCCTTAGTTCGGTATCTATGCCttctattttttgtttatttgttaaaaaatgtCAAGTTATTTTATCTTCTTTATGTAATGTTTTTATTGATCATGTTAAACGGTCTGCTAACAAAGCCGCACACTGTATAGCACGTGGTGCTTTTTATTGGTCAGGTCGTCTCTTTTCTGAGAGTGATATTCCCCTTGCTCTTCAGTCCTCTGTATTAGCGGATGTTTCTATCTAA
- the LOC115710574 gene encoding uncharacterized mitochondrial protein AtMg00310-like, whose product MRLADERSTYLGLSCVMRSNKDAILGLLKDKMQKRIQSWKGRFLSTVGREVLLKIVAQALPSFAMSVFLLPLKTCSHLKSLMTKYWWSLSGRKGVSWFIWRKLCKNKNSGGMGFQSLREYNLSLLGKHGWQLLVYQDSLVGRIYKARYFSNCTFLEAELGGNPSFIWRSVFKSQTLLKDGARSRIGPGSSTEVLNTPWLLSEDNQCVVSYHPALTNCKVSQLMKPGSR is encoded by the coding sequence ATGAGACTTGCAGATGAACGTAGTACTTATCTTGGTCTCTCTTGTGTCATGAGAAGTAATAAGGATGCCattttagggttgttaaaagaCAAAATGCAGAAGCGCATTCAAAGTTGGAAGGGTCGTTTCTTGTCCACCGTTGGACGTGAAGTTCTATTAAAAATTGTAGCACAAGCTTTGCCAAGTTTTGCTATGTCTGTGTTCTTATTGCCTTTGAAAACATGTTCACATCTGAAAAGCCTTATGACTAAGTATTGGTGGAGTTTGAGTGGTAGGAAAGGGGTGAGTTGGTTTATTTGGAGGAAACTATGCAAAAATAAGAACTCTGGAGGGATGGGTTTTCAGAGTTTGCGTGAGTATAATCTGTCTTTGTTGGGTAAGCATGGTTGGCAGTTACTAGTGTATCAGGACTCCCTTGTGGGTCGGATATATAAAGCTCGATATTTTTCTAACTGTACATTCTTAGAAGCCGAGTTGGGTGGCAATCCGAGCTTTATATGGCGTAGTGTCTTTAAGTCACAAACGTTGCTCAAAGATGGTGCTCGTAGTAGAATAGGACCTGGTTCATCTACTGAGGTGCTTAACACGCCTTGGCTTTTGTCTGAGGATAATCAGTGTGTGGTCTCTTATCATCCGGCACTGACCAATTGTAAAGTGTCTCAACTCATGAAGCCAGGTAGTAGATAG